One genomic region from Drosophila subpulchrella strain 33 F10 #4 breed RU33 chromosome 2R, RU_Dsub_v1.1 Primary Assembly, whole genome shotgun sequence encodes:
- the LOC119550139 gene encoding general odorant-binding protein 56h, producing the protein MRATLVLTLLLSCLTGILSQKKLDATVSKALVEGCMKENGVTNQDIEDLQSGKVKAEDAKDNIKCSTQCILVKSGFMDSTGKLLTDKVKAHYDNTKFRDAVEKDLERCSKVKGENACDTAFQILACFQGVN; encoded by the exons CTTTGGTATTGACTCTGCTGCTCAGCTGCCTCACAGGGATTCTGTCG caaaaaaaattggATGCCACGGTGTCCAAGGCATTGGTGGAAGGTTGCATGAAGGAGAACGGCGTCACTAATCAGGACATAGAGGACTTGCAATCGGGAAAGGTGAAAGCAGAGGATGCCAAGGACAACATCAAGTGCTCAACCCAGTGCATTCTGGTCAAGAGTGGCTTCATGGACTCTACGGGAAAACTCCTAACCGACAAGGTCAAGGCTCACTATGACAATACGAAGTTCAGAGACGCGGTGGAAAAGGATTTGGAGAGGTGCAGCAAGGTCAAGGGGGAAAACGCATGCGACACGGCATTCCAGATATTGGCCTGCTTCCAGGGCGTCAACTAA
- the LOC119549782 gene encoding odorant receptor 56a codes for MFKVKELLLSPEIFEDPIFRTHLRCFRWYGYVASKDQKRPWFSLLRCTVFTASIWLSCALMLARVFRGFENLNDGATSWATAVQYFTVSIATLNAYVQRERVISLLRVAFEDIQNLMFVADNREMDLLAATQVYTRTITLILWVPSVIAGLIAYSDCLYRTLFLPKSVFNMAAVRRGEEQPILLFQLFPFRELCDNFVVGFLGPWYAIALGITTVPLWHTFITCFMKYVNLKLQILNKRVEEMDITRLNPNLVLNRLSAKDLTYWRLQLLKEFVEEQRRLRKFIQELQCLICVPVMADFIIFSVLMCFLFFALTAGVPSKMDYFFMFIYLFVMAGILWIYHWHATLIVECHDELSLAYFSCGWYNFELSLQRMLVFVMMHAQRPMRMRALLVDLNLRTFIDIVRGAYSYFNLLRSSHLN; via the exons ATGTTTAAAGTCAAGGAGCTTTTGCTCTCGCCGGAGATCTTCGAGGATCCCATCTTTAGAACCCATCTGCGGTGCTTTCGATGGTACGGATATGTGGCATCCAAGGATCAGAAGAGACCATGGTTTAGTCTCCTGCGTTGCACCGTTTTCACGGCCTCCATTTGGCTAAGCTGCGCTTTAATGCTGGCCCGGGTTTTCCGGGGCTTCGAAAATCTCAATGATGGGGCCACAAGTTGGGCCACTGCTGTCCAGTATTTCACAGTATCCATCGCCACTTTAAATGCCTATGTGCAAAGGGAAA GAGTAATTTCCCTTCTGCGAGTGGCCTTCGAAGATATCCAGAACTTAATGTTCGTGGCAGATAACCGAGAGATGGATCTCCTGGCCGCCACGCAGGTATATACCCGAACCATTACCTTGATACTGTGGGTGCCATCGGTCATTGCCGGCCTGATTGCCTATTCGGACTGTCTCTACAGGACTTTGTTTCTACCAAAATCGGTATTCAATATGGCTGCAGTGCGACGAGGGGAGGAGCAGCCCATTCTGCTGTTCCAACTGTTTCCCTTTAGAGAACTATGCGATAACTTCGTAGTCGGCTTTTTGGGACCCTGGTACGCTATAGCTCTGGGAATAACCACAGTTCCATTATGGCACACCTTTATCACATGCTTCATGAAGTACGTGAACCTTAAGCTGCAGATTCTCAACAAGCGGGTTGAAGAGATGGAT ATCACACGACTAAACCCAAACTTGGTATTAAATCGGCTGTCAGCCAAAGACCTAACCTATTGGCGATTGCAACTCCTCAAGGAATTTGTTGAGGAACAACGGAGACTTCGGAAATTTATTCAGGAGCTACAGTGTCTAATTTGCGTCCCCGTCATGGCCGATTTCATTATCTTCTCGGTTCTCATGTGCTTTCTCTTTTTTGCCTTAACAGCTGGC GTCCCCAGCAAAATGGATTACTtctttatgtttatttatctCTTTGTGATGGCTGGCATACTGTGGATCTACCATTGGCATGCCACATTAATTGTTGAATGT CACGATGAATTGTCCCTTGCCTACTTTTCGTGTGGATGGTACAACTTCGAGTTGTCCTTGCAGAGGATGCTGGTCTTTGTGATGATGCATGCCCAAAGGCCGATGAGGATGCGAGCCCTGCTGGTCGATCTGAATCTGAGGACCTTCATAGAC ATTGTTCGTGGGGCCTACAGCTACTTCAATCTGCTGCGTAGCTCTCACTTGAATTAA